CTTCAGTCCCACCTGTTCTTATTGTATCTTTCAATGGAATAACTTTgttggagatatgaagagaaccgAGGCTGGCTTGAGAAAAGGGCATAACGGAACTGGCGTTATCACTTGTTTGTGCATTATGATCTCACACACCCGATAGTTTATGATGCCCTGCTCTACCGGGAGGGGTGGTACCAGCCATGACAAAGCATTTTTAGGTCTACTGTATAAGACTTCTGCATTTTCGGTATTGTTGAACTCTCGGTCCTACACTCAAGAGTGTGTGGCCGACCAGCTTCATTATTGCAATTCTTGTTAATAAAAAATGActgtttgaagaaatgacaatAAGTCTCTCTCACTTGTTAGAATTTCCATGACAAGACAtatagaaagggaggcagacaggcggaGTGGAGAGATGGTTGTGATTGAAACAGTGgtgacctgtcattcagggcagttggggcagagccccacctgttttgagccccataTTTTTAGcacaaaaatatatgtatatatttttttttatttttggggggaagggcttgcctgttttgcatgtttttttggcattaatacatgttACATAtcagtttgtaaacaatgtaaaaaatatatatgtatcatTGAATTTAAAAAGCAGCATATAAACAGGtaactccaaaatgcaggtgtttcagcctagctcagtgctttctgtggtgtgGGGCAGGCCAGCAGAAAATAGGAGCATTGCACCGTGAttgtctcagtgttctgtcactcatggccCTCTATGTCACCTGCCTTTAGTAAGGGGAGACATCAAGAAAGTGAGCCCTCCTGTGTCCTGCCATAGACTTAGATTAGAAGTCCCCTTCCAAGAAGTCTCAAGGTCATCGGCCACAacaatgacgtcaaatcacgttatatgtacagtagctttgattggaatTTATTCCAACATCTTACTTACTCATCTTACTTACTCataatcttagctagcagtcattatCATGATTCATGAATCAAGTCTACTgacaaatcctttttaatccttatcatatgaagagaaataattaATAGAAAATacagataaaacgtatcggtgctcatcggccattggacataaacattacacaacaatttggagatcgcaaattcaacaatgagtggtttgaaaGGACTCTGTAatagtggctaactgcaagcattgcaactgggaaaatacattttcaacGGTCATTCAACTTGGAATTGTAAATCCGCCATCTTTctctttgatgacaaaatttgcccacgaaggactgCCGCGCCACTTTCCTGACAACTGAATTTCAACCGGATattttctactgtttttatttgtcGGGTTTAGGCCTAAGTATTTCTAATCAagaatcatatcacctccaccctacctgtcacCTTAGACCcgctccaatttgcttaccgccccaataggtccacagacgacgcaatcgccatcacactgctcactggcctatcccatctggacaagaggaatacctatgtaagaatgctgttcatcaacgacagctcagcgtttaacaccatagtaccctccaaactcatcattaagcttgagatcCTGGGTCTCGacaccgccctgtgcaactgggtcctggacttcctgacaggccgcccccagatgATGAAtataggaaacaacatctccactccgctgatcctcaacactggggacccacaagggtgagttctcagccctctcctgtactccctgtttacccacgactgcgtggccatgcacgcctcccaCTCAATCATCAGGTTTGCAGACGAAaatacagtggtaggcttgataaccaacaacgacgagacagcctacagggagtagATGAGgggcctcggagtgtggtgtcaggaaaataattcTCTCTAACCAAGGCCTGTTGTCTTTATCTCTAACCAGGgcatgttctctttctctctaaccaAGGCCTGTTGTCTTTATCTCTAACCAAGgcatgttctctttctctctaaccaAGGCCTGTTGTCTTTATCTCTAACCAAGGCCTGTTGTCTTTATCTCTAACCAAGGCCTGTTGTCTTTATCTCTAACCAAGgcctgttgtctttctctctaaccaaggcctgttgtctttctctctaaccaaggcctgttgtctttctctctaaccaaggcctgttgtctttctctctaaccaaggcctgttgtctttctctctaaccaaggcctgttgtctttctctctaaccaaggcatgttgtctttctctctaaccaaggcctgttgtctttctctctaaccaaggcctgttgtctttctctctaaccaaggcatgttgtctttctctctaaccaaggcatgttgtctttctctctaaccaaggcatgttgtctttctctctaaccaaggcatgttgtctttctctctaaccaaggcatgttgtctttctctctaaccaaggcatgttgtctttctctctaaccaaggcatgttgtctttctctctaaccaaggcatgttgtctttctctctaaccaaggcatgttgtctttctctctaaccaaggcctgttgtctttctctctaaccAAGGCATGTTGTATTTATCTCTAACCAAGGCATGTTGTCTTTATCTCTAACCAAGGCATGTTGTATTTATCTCTAACCAAGGCATGTTGTATTTATCTCTAACCAAGGCATGTTGTATTTCTCTCAAACCAAGGCATGTTGTATTTCTCTCTATCCCGTATCTTCTTTATCATTCTATCCCTTTCTTTAATCTTTATTTTCCTCGTTCTCTCATTCCTCCTGTTTATCTTTGTATCTCTACATTTAGATCTCTGTGAATACTCCCATATAGGGCTGTTATGGACGAGCCTCCACCACTTCAGAGTCAGTCTATTCTCTCCTCCGTCCCCAGCCgatcttcttctcttctctattttctctcctTTCTGCATTTCTGATGTCGGGCATAATAATTCTAAAAATAATAAAACCTTATCATGAAAATTGGGAGATAAGAAAATTCATTAGCAGGCAGCTTGCTAATAACAAGAGAGGATATGAAAATTATAATAAAGGACACCTAATCAGTTGAACAACTGAATTGTGTCTTTCAAATTTAACAcaacccctctgactcagagaggtgcagggagcAGCCATAATCAACCATCCACGTCTTTGGCCCCTGGGGAACAGAGAGTTAActtccttgctcaagggcagaaagacagatttcaACTTTTAAGTTCttggattcgatccagcaacctttcggttaccaatgcgctaaccactagactacctgctgcctggtggagagaggagggagagaacagggaataTTTCCAGAGGCTGAGCATGGCTTGTTGCCATGTGACCTCTGTGTCAAAGGATCAAATGAGCCGGGTTCATTTCTTTCTCTTTCGAAAAAAtgtcatttttacaaattaattaaaaacgaaaagctgaaatgtcttcaagTATTCAACACCTTTTCTTATAGATAAGTGGGTGGGGTtaaatccttcctgtttggccctgtccgggggtatcatcggatgggtccacagtgtctcctgactcctcctgtctcagcctccagtatttatgctgcagtagtttatgtgtcgaggggctggggtcagtttgttatatctggagtacttctcctgtcttatccggtgtcctgtgtgaatttaagtatgctctctctaattctctctttctttctctctctctctctctctctctctcggaggacctgagccctaggaccatgcctcaggactacctaacATGATGACATCTTGCTGTCCCCAGtgcacctggccatgctgctgctccagtttcaactgttctacctgcagctatggaaccctgacctgttcaccgggcgtgctatctgtcccagacctgctgttttcaactctctagagacagcaggagcggtagagatactctgaatgatcggctatgaaaagacaactgacatttactcctgaggtgctgatttatgaacatttgaacatattggtcatgttctgttaaaatctccaccctgaacagccagaagaggactggccacccctcatagcctggttcctctctagttttCGGCCTTTctcaggagtttttcctagccaccgtgcttctacacctgcattgcttgctgtttggggttttaggctgggtttctgtacagcactttgagatatcagctgatgtaagaagggctatataaatacatttgatttgataagtgAATGAGTAAATACAAGTCAcctaataagttgcatggactcactaaTAGTGTTTCCCTtatctctctaccccacacatacaattgtcTCTAACATCCCTAAGTCGAGTAAtgtatttcaaacacagattcaaccactaAGGCCAGGGAGGTTTCCCAATGCATAGGGTGAAAAAAGAcctgagcatggtgaagttattaattcaactttggatggtgtatcaattccCCCcttcactacaaagatacaggcattcttcctaactcagttgcccggagaggaaggaaaacgctcagggatttcaccattagGCCAATGGTGACCTTAAAAcagttgtagttactccacaatactagcccaattgacagagtgaaaaggaagcctgtacggaataaaaaatattccaaaacatgcatcctgtttgcaacaaggcactaaagtaaatcTGAAAAAAAAATTGGGGCCTGAATAATAAGTGttatgttatgtttggggcaaatccaatacagcccattactgagtaccactcctattttcaagcatagtggtggctgcatcgtgttatgggtatgcttgcaaTCATTAAGGACTTGGGAGttattcaggataaaaaataaatggactggagctaagcacaggcaaaatcctagaggaaaacctggttcagtctgcattCCATTCCATGCATAGACACTGATATCACAGTCATCGTTGCatgaagaagtggaccaaagcacagcgtgggaAGTGTTAATGATTTATTaatagaactgaacactgaataacaacaaagagaacaaacccgaaacagttctgtctggtacagacacaaaaacagaaaacaactacccacaaaacacaggtgggaaaaggctacctaagtatggttctcaatcagagacaacgatagacagctgcctctgattgagaaccacaccaggccaaacacacagaaatagaaaacatagaatgcccaccccaacttacgccctgaccaaaccaaaagagtcataaaaaggatctctaaggtcagggcgtgacaacagagATGAATTCcactttcagcagaacaataacctgaaacacaaggGTAAATCTTGCTTATCAAGAAGACAATGAATGCTCCTGAATGGCCGAGTTCCAGTTTTGACTAacatctacttgaaaatctatggcaagacctgaaaatggatgtctagcaatgatcaacaaccaatttaactgatttttttttatttttagaaagAATAATGAGCacatgttgcacaatccaggtgtggaaagctttaatagacttacccagaaagacacagctgtaattgctgccaaaggtgcttctattgactcaggggtgtaaatAATGATGTAcagtaaattagatatttctgtattttattttcaataaattagcaaaaatgtctaaaaacatgttttcacttagtattgtgtgtttatttttttaatgcattttgaattcaggctggaacaaaacatgtagaataagtcaagaggtatgaatactttctgaaggcagtgtatGTGTGCAGGGCAGCCCCCGAAGAGACTATTCTTATCAACTGCATGCAagaatgtcctctgtgttgtctcAGGAATTCAGCATTCTATGTGTTGATCTTGCCAGCCCTCATTGTCACGCCTCTGAGAAACGGAGGTTCTGTTGTTATTACAATATGTAGGTCTGATATCTGATTGGAGCTTAACTTTACAGTAATACTATAGGTCAACAACTCAGATTTTAAATTAAAACCACTCAACTTCGAGTTCCTAAGCAAATTTTCAGaatttttgtgtgtgttatttctcCTTGCTTCTATATTCTTCTTGCTTCTTGCTTCTATAAGCATCtttgcagtatttcgtttttGTTATTTCTGTTATTTCtgacattattagcccagaatgctttttgtgttattacatacagccagaaataacttttggatatcagagcagcggtaactcaccagcattatgaCCAGCAATACAACTTTCCTGAATtcgatcctttgttcgtaccccccagggcaactgaacttattccagaggctgctccaaaagGCTGCCGGGCACACCGTCCACcactgaaggggacgtaaactaaataattagcatagcctgcgctacacaaaacgcagaaataaaatataaaacattcattagcTTTGAATGTTACCTtcgggtatttcggggtgttgcatgctatcagataatagcttctcatgctttcgccgaaaagcattttaaaaatctgacttgttggctggattcacaacgagtgtagctttaattcagtaccctgcatgtgtgttttaatgaacgtttgagttttaacgagtgctattagcatttagcgtagtgcatttgcatttccagatggcttgatgagacgcctgcgtgtcgggtgggcttAACAGGTTAAATCTACTTGACAACCTATGggaagacctgaaaatggttgtctagcaatgatcaacatccaatttgacagagcttgaggaatGTTGGAAAGAATAAtttgcaaatgttgcacaatcaatgtttggaaagctcttagagaattacccaaaAAGACAAAGGTTATTCTACAAAGTATCACCCCAACGGTGggaatcaattttaaattcaggctgtaacacaaaaaaatgtggaataagcaaaggggtatgaataatttttatagggaattgggtgcaatttgggatggaGCCTATATGTAACCTCTACCCCAGCCCACGATAGAGTATACTCTTTCTGAAGGGGAACATGTCATTAGCGCTCAGTATTTCTGTTGTCACAGTAGATAACATGGAACCTAGCTAATAAAGTTCAGGGTGAGATTGAAGTTGGCCAAGCTTTGTGAGGTAAATGAAATGGCAACTCACAGAGGCCTGAAGAGATTAGAGTGAGTTGAGTTGTAGTGAGTTATTACTAAATCATTGAGAACAGATAGTAGAGATGTGGAGAAACAAAGCTGCTTGGACAGATATAAACAGAAAGGTTATCTAAACCGTAGACATGCAACAAAGCTGCTTGGACAGATATAAACAGAAAGGTTATCTAAACCGTAGACATGCAACAATATTGTTCCAGTTCAACCCGAGGATGAAACTCTGTTAACAGATTGACAGTCAGGAGGAAGCTCAAAGTTCCTGTCCCTTATGTTTCCCATTTTAAACTTCCCCCATCAGGACTTTATGACAGAGTAAAGCACAACACCTTAAACATACAGGTCCAGAGTGTCATCATATCAGTCGTCAACGTAAAAACTACAGCTACTAAACATGCAACTTCTTTTTCTTCTGCTCTGTTTGTTTGTTAAACCAGGTAAGACCTCTCATTATGTTCTACTGTATATTGGTTAATATTAAGTATGTACTGTATTAGGGCTGAATCCTAACTGGAGATCTGCACCCGTAACTCAATGTTTTTTGCATTTACCATCCATTTACATCATTTACGCAAAAGTCGAAGTGCATGGATCTCAAATTAGGATTTGTACCTTTAAATGATTACAGTCATCACAACAAATGAATCTGCCAACACTAACCATTAAAATATACATTGCGTCACCAGTTGGTGAGTACACTGTAGTTAAGGCTAAAAGTGTCTATTTCGTATAGCAAGTGTTCCATTTACAAGCAGGGCTTTTTAATTGCCTTCTCTGaccattgtctctgtctcttttgaCAGGTTTTCTCCAGGGGAGCCAATGGACCAAATTGATCTTCCAGATTGGAGCACCGGTCATGCCTGCTGGTCAGACCGTCAAAATGTTTTGTATGGTATCATTTGTTGTGAACAAATACACCTGGTACCGTCTGAACCAGACCACATGGACAGCTATGAATATTAACAACAACTCTCTGACTCGAATTGTCACCACTAAGGACTCTGGAGAATACAAGTGTTCAGGTTATTACAATGGAACAAGGTACGACAGCAATGCAGTAAACCTGACTGTGGTAGGTACGTGACTGGAAGTTATTTTAAATCATAAAACTCCCGTTAACTTCATAGTTATCACGAAACAAATGGTTAATTGTCATGGCATGTTTGTGGATGCTAGAATAGGGGATTGTGTTTTTCAACTTTTTTCACCCACTAATTATATTCCTGTCCCAGGGGAACAAACACAGCCAACACCAAGGCAACGCCAAATAGCTTCCTGGACTTATGCGAGAAAACCCTACTCATGTAGAGACACAAAGATATGTCAGGGACTGCAGTTAATGCTGCCTGTTGGAAAATCAATAAGACGACAGAAGCATAGCAGGCAGGGAGAGTTAAGTAGTTCAGCCAGGCTGaattattttgacttgtttttcACCGGAGCAGAACCCAGCACAGTTATGTCAGTGTTTATAGTAACAGCCCCCCGGCTAGAATAATGACCCAGCAGCATTGTAGTCTGTCTGCTTCCACCCTTCAACACCCCCCTCCCTCTATTCCATCCTTCTACAATCTACTCCCCCCTCTCACACTCTATTCTATCCTTCTACAATCTACACGCCCCTCTCACACTATTCTATCCTTCTACAATCTACACCCCCTATCCTACTCTATTCTATCCTTCTACAAtctactcccccctctcccactctatTCTATCCTTCTACAAtctactcccccctctcccactctatTCTATCCTTCTACAATCCACACCCCCTCTCCCACTCTATTCTATCCTTCTACAATCTAcacccccctctcccactctatTATATCCTTCTACAAtcctacctggaatcaaaaagggttctacctggaaccaaaatgggttctCCTATGCGGACAGGCAAAGAACCCTTTCGAAACCTTTTTCTAAGAATTTAGTCTGGATCTGTAATCTGTATTTATTTGAGTAACACAAAGTAGTTTAtcatgttccctcctctctctagagAGACTCTCCAATGTGTGGGTGTCATCCACGCCCAAGGACTTGGTCACCATGGAGGGGCAGAGTGTCACCCTGTACTGTCAGGCCACCTCCCACCCCCCCTCTGTCATCTGGAGCTGGAGCAGGTTGGACGAGCAGGATGGGTGGCAAGAGGTGGACATGGGGCGAGAGCTGACCCTGAGCATGGCAAGTGAGAGTGGGCAGTACTTTTGCCAGGCTTACAGCAACATCTCTTCCCTGACGCAGCAGCAACAAAGCCCCTCCCACACAGTCTATATCGTCTACTTCCCCATGACTGGTAATCTACTCATCAATCACAACATCCACCTTATTTCTCATATGAGTCCAACACATTTAGCTTTCTCTCAGCTCAAGATGGGGGAACAGCTCAGTTTGAGGAAATGATGAACGATAATGAGATTTGTTCCATTAGTAGAGAACTGAGCTGATGACGATGATGTGTGTTAATGGTGGTGTGATAGTGACAATGTACCAAAAGAAAAGATAATGTACTGAGATGGTGCCTCTCACATTGCCATGTCATTATTCTGTTTTTATAACTTTGGATTGCATTTATCAATAGTTTTATGTTGTCGAACCCTGCTGTTCAATGTATGTAATCAATATTTGATGCACAGTAGTACTTTATAGCATAGGTTTGTAAAGCTTAAGATTTTAGTGTAAGCCTGTGGCACATCAATGTCAATGCCATTCATTTGactgttcctcctctccccttaggCAGTGTGCATGCAGGAGTggtagggttggtgctggttctcATTGCCGGGGTCTTACTGACCTTGTTGCTGCTGTGGCTCTGGAGGCAGCGGGCCAAAGAGAAGGCCGGTCAAGAGACCTTGGCCACCAATAGTGCACCGGCCAAAGGTGAGTGACACTGTCAAGTGTACTGCACTGTATCAACAGTTCTGCCAAGTCTTCAGCTATACTGCAGTTATAATTATAACATGTTGGCTACTGTAGTTACAGGAAGTAATGTGTAGAACTCTAGTAGGTTTCTGAAAAGCCTACAATGTTCATTCAGACATTGTGAGTGTTGGTTTGATGTACTGtgatgtccttctgtagctcagttggttcgatccccgggaccacccatacgtagaatgtatgcacacatgactgtaagtcgctttggataaaagcgtctgctaaatggcatatattattattattatttatattattattttccaTGTACTTCCAGGATATACTGGACCTGCAAAAGCACCAAAGTAAGAGCATGATGAACAAATTATATTTGTGTGTTTTACATTTGTCTTCCTGTGTATGAGATTAGAATTAGCTGATCACTATACGGATCACTATGCTGATCACTATGTTGATCATGTGTCTGCTGTCACCACTAGGGGGAAGAGTCAGGCCCAGGCTGGGAATGAGGGAGAAGTCTACATGAACTGTGGTGAAACCAACCAAGCCTACAGCGACCTGTACCCCACCTACATGACAGGGGATAATACCTATGCCACCTTGGGATGATTCCTCTTAAATCCTCCTTTGCTTATTGTAAAACACTGTGgggcagtttcccagacacagattaaacaTAGTCATGGACTAAAAAACTATTTTGACAGATACTCTATTGACCATGCTTTTTCATCCAGGACTATGTTTAATCTGTGTCAGAGGAACTGTCCTTAAGAGAGTTAGAGTTCTTTAAATATTTAAAGAGAAGCTAGACTTGATCTCTAAAAAGTAAAGAGGTTTAAAAAGTCTTCTTTTTCTAATTTGTCTGCATTCATAGTGATATTTGTCAGAATCTTTTAATGGAAGCTTTGAATAAAAAAACGAGTGTGAAACAAAAAAAAGAGGCATTTCAATAACAATATATCTGTTTGTTCATGTTTACATTGAGAATGCAGTACAGCGTATTAAACCATATGTTTTGaatgcatcacacacacagagttacagTTACTGCAACATTTATACCAGAGGTCTATTAACTCCATAACCCTCACGTCTCTGTTAATACTTCAGTAGCTGGCGGTTGAGAAGTCATCAAGTTCATCACATGGTTACCAGCCTCTTAAAAAGGGCAGTGAAGTGTATTATTCCCTCATTCTGTGCAATAAGTAGCTGTAACAATAATATCACTAACATTTCAACTATCCACTAGCACTTAACCCTAATCTTAAGCATAACCCTTatcctaactttaacccttaaacataacccttatcctaaccttaaccattaaacgtcaacaatgaagaggtgactctgggatgctggccttgtaGGCCAacatcaacttggattagctgacacaacgtgccgttggaacacaggagtgatggctgctcataatatgtagatattccataaaaaatctgccgtttccagctacaatagtcatttacaacattaccaatgtctacactgtatttcaaaTCAACttgttgttattttaatggattaaaaatgagcttttctttcaaaaacaaggacatttataagtgaccccaaacttttgaactgtaatgtatctgttaaaTCATATTTACATTGAGAATGCAGTACAGCGTATTACACAATATGTTTTAAATGCATCAAAAACATAGAGTTGCAGTTACTGCAACATTTATACCAGAGGTCTATTAACTTCATGACCCTCACGTCTCTGTTAATATTTCAGTAGCTGGCAGTGTCATAAAAGGATTGTGAAGATTATTCTTTACAATAACAATAATCCCACtaggcaaaaactggttgaatcaatgtttccacgtaatttcaacaaaaaatatatatatattttaaatttgtTGATTTCatattgaattcacgttagttgacaactcaaccgaATGTTAATCAatactagacgttgaactgacatctgtgcccagggGGATAGCGATGCTTCACATACTTAAATAAGCTCCCAGAATGTGTCTTTGCTATGTTACAAAATTAAATTGCAAAACAAATACAGTTTCACATCTCACCACACATGAACATTTTGCAATTCCATAAGTGGTGAAAACCATGTAAGCTAAAATCAATGCAACTCTTAGTTTCACAATTACAGTTTCAGTTCATTACAAAGCTTAGTTTATCACAACATGCATGAACTTGACGGACAGCCAGCATCCTGAAAACCTCATTTTTATGTGTGAATATATGCCCATATTAGGTGCTCAAGAAcaaggattttttttaaattaattgcTATTGTTCAACAACCAATTTAGAAGGCTCCAATAGTGATAGGactattgttggttaagggcttgtaagtaagtaatTAACTGTACGGTTCTGTTCGGCGCATGTGATATTTAAAATGTAATTTGATCTCCATTTTATCTAAGGATCTAGTCTAGTGGCTTGGGACTGAGTTTGTAGAGCTATTTTGCAATCCTTTATAGAAGCTCCTGTTCCCTATAAAACGTCTGCTTCTCTTCTCTGATTACACTGGAAGAACAGGAAGAAACGTGATTAAATTGAAGTCACAATAACAAAGTGTGAGATACAATGTACAGTACATCTGAAATGTGAAAACAAAGAATCAATGGTCCAAAGATTCTTTAAAGCACTGATTATAGCTGGCACAGTGGCCAGGACAAATCCCTACAGGAAGGAAATCTAGAGGGGAACCATActctgggtggggctgtgtggTGGTGCATCTGTTCATGTGATGTGTCTGAATGAACATGAGGCTACATAGCAGAGTGCATGTTCTGCACTATGTGTTCATTGTTAGGTGTGGGTGTGATGGAATGAAGCATCCTAAGGATGTGGTTACTAACAACAGTATTAGCATTAGACACAATATCTACAATACCATGTCATCTAGAGATTTAAACCTTCAGCTGCTGCTGTTCGCTATGGTGCCGCTGGCTCACATTCTTGCACTCCACCATAGAAATGT
This genomic stretch from Oncorhynchus keta strain PuntledgeMale-10-30-2019 chromosome 29, Oket_V2, whole genome shotgun sequence harbors:
- the LOC127913578 gene encoding CXADR-like membrane protein isoform X1; amino-acid sequence: MQLLFLLLCLFVKPGFLQGSQWTKLIFQIGAPVMPAGQTVKMFCMVSFVVNKYTWYRLNQTTWTAMNINNNSLTRIVTTKDSGEYKCSGYYNGTRYDSNAVNLTVVERLSNVWVSSTPKDLVTMEGQSVTLYCQATSHPPSVIWSWSRLDEQDGWQEVDMGRELTLSMASESGQYFCQAYSNISSLTQQQQSPSHTVYIVYFPMTGSVHAGVVGLVLVLIAGVLLTLLLLWLWRQRAKEKAGQETLATNSAPAKGYTGPAKAPKGKSQAQAGNEGEVYMNCGETNQAYSDLYPTYMTGDNTYATLG
- the LOC127913578 gene encoding CXADR-like membrane protein isoform X2 gives rise to the protein MEQERLSNVWVSSTPKDLVTMEGQSVTLYCQATSHPPSVIWSWSRLDEQDGWQEVDMGRELTLSMASESGQYFCQAYSNISSLTQQQQSPSHTVYIVYFPMTGSVHAGVVGLVLVLIAGVLLTLLLLWLWRQRAKEKAGQETLATNSAPAKGYTGPAKAPKGKSQAQAGNEGEVYMNCGETNQAYSDLYPTYMTGDNTYATLG